From the genome of Methylocystis heyeri:
CAGCGCTGCGACGATCACGGATATGGAAGGACTGATTGAGCGCGACGCCGGCGCTCTACACCGTTTCGAAGAGAAGGCCATGATCGAAGTCGGTTCCTGCAGAGCTGTTGTCGTTAGCCGGTCTCAGGCGCCAGAGTCTTTTCCTGTTTCATGGAAACAAGGATAGACTCCAAGTTTTTGTTCAGCCGCTTTTTCGCGAAGATCTTTTGCGGCCGGCGGGTTTCGCCATCGCCGCCGGTTCGATCCCATCGCGATGCGTGATGCGCCCGTCCATCATGGTGAGTTGCACCTTCACCTTGCCGATGTCGTGCGGCGCAACGTCGAACAGGTTTTGCTCGAGCACGACGAGATCGGCGAGCTTGCCGACCTTGATCGAGCCGATCTCGTTTTCCTTGCGCAGCTGATAGGCGCCGTTGAGCGTGTAGCCGCGGATGAGCTCGGCGATGGAGAGACGCTCGCTCGCGGGCGGCTGCAGCGGACCGTCGGGCTTGCCGGGCTCCTGCCGCGTATGACCCGCCTGGATCGCTTCCAGAGGCTTGTAAACGACCTTGTATCCGGTCGCGAGCGCGTCGGCGCCGAATGAAACGGTTGCGCCTGAATTCATGAAGGACTTGAAAGAATACATGCGGCTCCAGCGCTCTTCCCCCAAAATCTCGCGAATGAGCAACTGGCTGGCGTCGGGCACGCCCCACTGGATCTGCGTATTGGCGACGACGCCGAGCTTTTTAAAGCGCGGGATATCTTCGGGCGCCGTGAGGAAGGCGTGACAAAGCGTGTGGCGGCGGTCTCGCGAACCATTCGCTTTCATCGCTCCTTCATAGGCGTCCAGCGTCATGCGCACGGCGGCGTCGCCGACGGCATGCACATGCATGTCGAACCCTTCCGCATCGGCCGCGTTGACTACGCGGTTGAACACATCGGGCGGAATCAGCGGCTCGCCCCGCCAATCGCCTTTGCCTACATAAGGCTGGAGATAATAGGCTGTGCGGGTCAATTCCGTGCCGTCCGCGACCAGCTTGAGCACATTGGCCTGAACCAGCGCGGTTTGATATTTCTTCTTATAGGCTCTGATGATCGGCAGCGGGTCGATCTTGGCGTCGTTGTAATAGTACGAGCCCACTACGCGCTGCAACAGCTTCCCGCGGCGTTCGAGATCGAGCAATATGTCGAAGCCATTGTGCTGCTGATCGGGCCAAAGAACGAATCCCGCATCGAAGAAGGTGGTTATTCCCGCGCCCGCGAGCTTGGGCTGCCATTCCTCCATCGCCGCGGCGGCGGATTTGAGCCCATAGGGCTGTATCCCGTGCTTTTCGAGCGCCTCCAGCGCAGCGAACAATGCAGGCGGTTCGCTCATGAACCCGGTGGGTTCGCCGGTCTTGGGGTCTTTTTCGAACCAGGAGGAGCCCGGCACGACGTCGCGTGGCGTATTCTTGTCGATCCCCGCCATCTCGAGGAATTTGGAATTGACCCAATAGTTGTGGAAGTCGTTGGAGATCAGCAGCACGGGCCGATCGGGAATAATCTCGTCCAGCGGCTCCTTGCGCGGCCCTGTTGCGGGGAAATCGGCGGCGATCCATCCAAATCCCGAAATGATTTTCTCATCTGGATGGGACTTGGCGTATTGGCGCAAGGCCTCGTAGATTTCTTCGGTCCGGTCGTAATTCACCCAGGCTCCGCGGGCGAAAGCCACGGTGGCGAGATGCCAGTGGGCCTCGACGAAACCCGGCAGCATCATGCGGCCGTTCAGATCGTAGACATCGGCGCCCGGTCCTGCGAATTTTACGGCGCCGGCGTCGTCGCCGACATAGACGATGCGTCGTCCCCGCACCGCCACGGCCTGCGCCCAGGGCTGTGAGTCCTCGACGGTATAAATACGTCCGTTGCGGAAGACGGTGACTGTTTCAGGCGCGGAAAGGGCCGGTTGTGCGGTCGCCGCCAGCGCTCCCACAGCCACGCCGGAAGCCACCAGTTGCCGGCGCGTCATTGGGATTGCCGAAGCCGAACGATCCTCCTTGCTCGACGAGAGACGTCCCCACATCCGCCCAAAACCGGCGTTTCCACAAATGAGGCACATATTTTTACTTCCCCCGTGAAAAGCGAAGCAATTTCAACGGGTGAAGCCTATGTTGAAACCTTGCCGCCGGCAAGGCCGAGGTCAAGCTGCAATCCTTCCCCGCTCATTCCGCTCCACGACGGCTGCGCGCCCATGTGCGATAGGCGCCCGGGGTCATGCCGGAATAGCGCTGGAACGCCCGCCGAAAACTGGTGGCGTCGGCATAGCCCGAAGTTTGAGCGAGCTCCTTTATCGAATGCTTGGTTGTTTCGAGCAGCGTCCGCGTGGTCTCGAATCGAACCCGATCGATGAAGCCTTTGGGCGTTTCGCCGGAAATCTCCTTGAGCCGCCGGTGCAGGGTGCGCTCCGAGGATTTCAGCGCCAGCGCAAGCTGGCGCGCGGTGATCGGGGAATGGCCGGCCTGGCGCACCGCATGCTCGGCTTCGAGCAAAAATTGGTTCGAGGCCGCGAGATGGCCGGGAGGAACATAAACAGTCTGATTGGACGGCGTCGTTTCCACCACGGTGAAATCGGCCGCCTTTTTGGCCGCCTCCCCGCCGCAGAGCGTGCGGATCACATGGAGCGAGAGATCGATCCACGACAGCGGACCGCCGGCCGTCACCACCCGGCCGTCTTCGATCAACGACGCGCCCCATGCGACCTGGGCGCGGGGATAATTGCTTTTGAGATCGTCGTGACGCCACCAGGTGGTGGTGCAGCGTCTTCGATCCAGCAGGCCGGCTTCGCCGAGGATGAAGACCCCGTTGCAGGAGCCGCATATGGCGGCTCCGAGCGCATGCTGGCGCCTTAGCCACGCCGCGACGGCGCCGATCTCGCTGGATTGATCGAGGCGGTCGGTTCCGTCGCAGATGTAAGCCGGAACGATGACCGCGTCGCAGGATTTGATCGACTCCAACCCCCTGTCGACATCGAGCCGTCTGCCGTTTCCGTCGACGAAAGCTTCGCCGGAAAAGCTCGCGGTGACGACTTCGAACGGCGGCGGCCTGCCGGGCCTCGTCAGCATGCGCAGGCTCATCGTCAGCATGTCGTAAGCGCCGAGAAAGGCGGAGCCGATGCAGCTGCG
Proteins encoded in this window:
- a CDS encoding amidohydrolase, with the translated sequence MTRRQLVASGVAVGALAATAQPALSAPETVTVFRNGRIYTVEDSQPWAQAVAVRGRRIVYVGDDAGAVKFAGPGADVYDLNGRMMLPGFVEAHWHLATVAFARGAWVNYDRTEEIYEALRQYAKSHPDEKIISGFGWIAADFPATGPRKEPLDEIIPDRPVLLISNDFHNYWVNSKFLEMAGIDKNTPRDVVPGSSWFEKDPKTGEPTGFMSEPPALFAALEALEKHGIQPYGLKSAAAAMEEWQPKLAGAGITTFFDAGFVLWPDQQHNGFDILLDLERRGKLLQRVVGSYYYNDAKIDPLPIIRAYKKKYQTALVQANVLKLVADGTELTRTAYYLQPYVGKGDWRGEPLIPPDVFNRVVNAADAEGFDMHVHAVGDAAVRMTLDAYEGAMKANGSRDRRHTLCHAFLTAPEDIPRFKKLGVVANTQIQWGVPDASQLLIREILGEERWSRMYSFKSFMNSGATVSFGADALATGYKVVYKPLEAIQAGHTRQEPGKPDGPLQPPASERLSIAELIRGYTLNGAYQLRKENEIGSIKVGKLADLVVLEQNLFDVAPHDIGKVKVQLTMMDGRITHRDGIEPAAMAKPAGRKRSSRKSG
- a CDS encoding GlxA family transcriptional regulator, giving the protein MDVVVLGYRSCIGSAFLGAYDMLTMSLRMLTRPGRPPPFEVVTASFSGEAFVDGNGRRLDVDRGLESIKSCDAVIVPAYICDGTDRLDQSSEIGAVAAWLRRQHALGAAICGSCNGVFILGEAGLLDRRRCTTTWWRHDDLKSNYPRAQVAWGASLIEDGRVVTAGGPLSWIDLSLHVIRTLCGGEAAKKAADFTVVETTPSNQTVYVPPGHLAASNQFLLEAEHAVRQAGHSPITARQLALALKSSERTLHRRLKEISGETPKGFIDRVRFETTRTLLETTKHSIKELAQTSGYADATSFRRAFQRYSGMTPGAYRTWARSRRGAE